A stretch of Mucilaginibacter terrae DNA encodes these proteins:
- a CDS encoding TAT-variant-translocated molybdopterin oxidoreductase, translating into MESNKKYWKGLEELNNTPEFVETSKHEFAEPIPLEEVLGGTGLMGKTPRRNFLKTVGFGIGAVSLAACQKAPVHKSIPYLIKPEEVTPGVANFYVSSYEGQAILVKTREGRPIKVEGNPADVFGQGGVSAQTQASVLSLYDTNRLKGPMQDGGDTAWSALDSFVKNELVSIKASGKQIRLVTSTINSPSTLGVIAAFAAQYPTAKHITYDAVSYTGIIQANQNSFGKAVLPHYNFDKADLIVSFGADFLGSWISHSEFTRQYVSKRNEAAVKSGKMSRHIQFESGMSLTGSNADVRIPIKVSQEGLAIVNLYNAITGTTLPGSKKLGNNIADNAIILAAKELVAAKGRALVVSGSNDVAVQVLVNAINSILGSYGTTIDLDNPSYQYKGNDADMVALIEEMKRGDVGAVMFLDANPVYNFYQGAAFADALKKVRLKVSFAPYADETAAACNIVAPNHHYLESWGDENAVEGYYTLVQPTINPVYDTRKAEQSLLVWSDNAVKDYYTFVRNTWNTSILAKGGLTGQNGWETVLQSGIVKVAAKPATPVTFNRDLNAVAQTIISSGAKLAAAGEGKLELQVYENTTVGDGKHANNPWLQELPEPVSKVTWDNFAAIAPKTAEEHKLEQGDLIKITANGYSIELPVLIQPGQAQGTLSVALGYGRTKAGKVGDGVGKNAYPFMALSNGTFQGNAVAEIEALGGDKFVFAQTQTHGSYEGRDIIRETTLQEYLKKAEEKEQEEKKETYDLWEAHDRPRYDWVMAIDLNACTGCGACVVACNAENNIPVVGRDEVRRSREMHWIRIDRYYSYDEKGKTVTEEKEINKLEDLDHVSVTYQPMLCQHCDHAPCETVCPVLATTHSSEGLNQMTYNRCVGTRYCANNCPYKVRRFNWFNYWNDSRFENYLQNDYTELVLNPDVTTRFRGVMEKCSMCAQRIQAGKLNAKLQKRPLEDGDIKMACQQTCSANAIIFGNRKDPNSEVSKALASDRTYYVLEELNVQPGIGYQTKVRNRLTTEA; encoded by the coding sequence ATGGAAAGCAATAAGAAATACTGGAAAGGTTTAGAGGAGCTGAACAACACACCAGAGTTTGTTGAAACAAGCAAGCACGAATTTGCTGAGCCTATTCCTTTAGAGGAAGTGCTGGGCGGTACCGGGCTTATGGGCAAAACACCTCGCCGTAACTTCCTTAAAACAGTTGGTTTTGGTATTGGTGCCGTGTCGTTGGCTGCTTGTCAAAAAGCTCCTGTTCACAAATCTATCCCTTACTTAATTAAGCCCGAAGAGGTAACTCCGGGTGTAGCTAACTTCTACGTATCAAGCTACGAAGGTCAGGCCATATTGGTTAAAACCCGCGAAGGTCGTCCTATTAAAGTAGAAGGTAACCCGGCCGATGTATTTGGCCAGGGTGGTGTTAGCGCACAAACGCAGGCTTCGGTATTAAGTTTATATGATACCAACCGCTTAAAAGGCCCTATGCAAGACGGTGGCGACACTGCCTGGAGCGCTTTAGATAGCTTTGTTAAAAACGAATTAGTTTCGATCAAAGCAAGCGGTAAACAAATACGTTTGGTTACTTCAACCATTAACAGCCCGTCTACCTTAGGCGTAATTGCTGCTTTTGCTGCCCAGTATCCAACTGCTAAACACATTACTTATGATGCCGTATCATATACCGGTATCATTCAGGCTAACCAAAACAGCTTTGGTAAAGCCGTTTTACCTCACTACAACTTTGATAAGGCCGACCTTATTGTAAGCTTCGGTGCCGATTTCCTGGGTTCATGGATCTCACATTCTGAGTTTACCCGTCAGTACGTATCAAAACGTAACGAGGCAGCCGTAAAAAGCGGTAAAATGTCGCGCCACATTCAGTTTGAAAGCGGCATGAGCTTAACCGGTAGTAATGCCGACGTGCGTATACCCATCAAGGTTTCGCAAGAAGGTTTAGCTATTGTTAACCTGTACAACGCTATTACCGGCACTACTTTACCTGGTTCTAAAAAATTAGGCAATAACATTGCCGATAACGCCATCATTCTTGCTGCTAAAGAACTGGTTGCTGCCAAAGGTCGTGCCCTGGTCGTATCAGGTAGTAATGATGTTGCTGTTCAGGTTTTGGTAAATGCTATCAACTCTATCTTAGGCAGCTACGGTACTACTATCGATCTGGATAATCCATCATACCAATATAAAGGTAACGATGCCGACATGGTAGCTTTAATTGAGGAAATGAAACGCGGCGATGTAGGCGCGGTAATGTTCCTTGATGCCAACCCGGTTTATAACTTCTACCAAGGTGCTGCATTTGCAGATGCTTTGAAAAAAGTTCGCTTAAAAGTATCATTTGCACCTTATGCTGATGAAACTGCTGCGGCTTGTAACATTGTAGCTCCAAACCACCACTACTTAGAATCATGGGGTGATGAAAACGCTGTTGAAGGTTACTATACCTTAGTACAGCCAACTATTAACCCGGTTTATGATACCCGTAAGGCTGAGCAAAGCTTACTGGTATGGAGCGATAATGCTGTTAAAGATTACTACACCTTTGTACGCAATACCTGGAATACCAGCATTTTAGCCAAAGGTGGTTTAACCGGCCAAAACGGTTGGGAAACTGTACTGCAAAGCGGTATTGTTAAAGTTGCAGCAAAACCTGCTACCCCGGTTACCTTTAACCGTGATTTAAATGCAGTTGCTCAAACCATTATTAGCAGCGGCGCTAAATTAGCAGCAGCAGGCGAAGGTAAATTAGAATTACAGGTTTACGAAAATACTACTGTTGGCGATGGTAAACACGCTAACAACCCATGGTTACAGGAATTGCCTGAGCCGGTATCAAAAGTTACCTGGGATAACTTTGCTGCCATTGCTCCAAAAACTGCCGAAGAGCATAAACTGGAGCAAGGCGATCTGATTAAAATTACTGCCAATGGTTACAGTATCGAATTACCGGTATTGATACAACCGGGCCAGGCACAGGGCACCTTATCAGTAGCCTTAGGTTACGGCCGTACCAAAGCTGGTAAAGTAGGCGATGGTGTTGGTAAAAATGCTTATCCGTTCATGGCACTAAGCAACGGTACCTTCCAGGGTAATGCAGTTGCCGAAATTGAGGCTTTGGGTGGTGACAAATTTGTTTTTGCTCAAACTCAAACTCACGGTTCATACGAAGGCCGCGACATTATTCGTGAAACTACTTTACAGGAGTACCTGAAAAAGGCCGAAGAGAAAGAACAAGAAGAGAAAAAAGAAACCTACGATTTGTGGGAAGCTCATGACCGTCCGCGTTATGACTGGGTTATGGCTATCGACCTTAACGCTTGTACCGGTTGTGGTGCCTGTGTGGTAGCTTGTAACGCTGAGAACAATATCCCGGTTGTAGGTCGTGACGAGGTTCGTCGCAGCCGCGAAATGCACTGGATACGTATCGACCGCTACTATAGCTACGACGAGAAAGGCAAAACCGTTACCGAGGAAAAAGAGATCAATAAACTGGAAGACTTAGACCACGTATCGGTTACTTACCAGCCAATGCTTTGCCAACACTGTGACCACGCACCTTGCGAAACAGTATGCCCGGTATTAGCAACTACTCACTCGAGCGAAGGTTTAAACCAGATGACGTACAACCGTTGCGTGGGTACCCGTTACTGCGCTAACAACTGTCCGTACAAAGTACGTCGTTTCAACTGGTTTAACTACTGGAACGATTCGCGCTTTGAGAACTACCTGCAAAATGATTACACCGAGCTGGTGTTAAACCCTGATGTTACTACCCGTTTCCGTGGTGTAATGGAAAAATGCTCGATGTGTGCTCAACGTATACAGGCCGGTAAATTAAATGCCAAGTTGCAAAAACGTCCGTTAGAAGACGGTGATATTAAAATGGCTTGTCAGCAAACCTGCTCGGCCAACGCTATCATTTTCGGTAACCGTAAAGATCCTAACTCAGAAGTATCGAAAGCGCTTGCAAGCGACCGTAC